DNA from Sulfurimonas gotlandica GD1:
TGTTTCTGGATTAGTCTTGTTAAACTCTTTTTTTAAGTCTTCTATTGCATAGCTTACATTTGCTGCCACGGCTATGCTTATAGTCCCAGCATTTACCAATGAGATGCCAAGAAGTAGTAATATAAATAATCTTTTCATTTAATTTCCTTAGATGCTAACAATTATATCTGTAGCTTTTATGATCGCATATATCTCTTGACCTATCTGTAAGTTAAGTGATTTTAGTGACTCATTGCTTATGGCAGATGTAAGAGTATTTTTACCAATAGATAGTTTCACTTCAGTACTTACAGCATCTGTTTTAAGCGCTGAGATAGTGCTTTTGATGATGTTTCTGGCACTGATTCCATGAAGCTCATGAGTAGAAAGCATGATAGAACTCTCTTGAATAAGAGCAAAGACTTTGTCACCTTGTTTTAGGTCCATATCTATAAATGTTGCAGTTGGGATGATAGCGTAAAGGGAGCTCTCTTCAGAGATGCCAATCTCAATTTTGGTGTTGTATTCAGCTGTGTTAAACTCTTTGATATGTCCGGTAATCATGTTTCGAGAACTGCTTTTCATATGCAGTTTACGAATTAGCGAGAGGTGGTTGTCACTGTTTAGCTCATTTTCATCTACTTCAAGCAACAGAGCGTTATAAAACTCTTTGAACTTTTTAAATGTATTGATGAGTTCTTTACCGACTTTGGTTACTTGTGCTCCGCCACCATTTTTTCCGCCTGTCACTTTTTGAACAAGAGGCTTATCAGATATGTTGTTCATAGCATCTACCATGTCCCAGGCAGCCTTGTAGCTCATCTTCATAGCTCTTGATGCTTTGGATATAGAACCATACTCATCTATTTTTTCAAGAAGTTCAACTCTACCATTGCCCAGTAGATTTTTTCCCTCTTTTTTAAACCAGATACGACCTTCTATTTCCACACCACACCTCTGTATAATAAAATATATAACGGTATGATATCAATTTTAAAAAAAGATGTCAATTGTTATATCTGTTAAATTTAGTTTATATAATTTTAATCCTCTAAGATGTAAAATAGATCAATAGCTAAAATTGGAGGTGTGTGATGAGAAGTGTTTTATACGTTTTATTAGTTTTGTGTATGCCGATAAGTTTGTTTGGAGCAGGTGCAAATAGTAGTTTTAATTCAGTGGACAAAGAACTAGATAGTCTAAAACCAATGAAGATGCAGCAAAAAAAAGTTGCAGTTTCTTCTAATGATGATTCCCAAGATTCTCAAGATTCACAAGAAGGTAGCGCTAATGCAACTAATATCCATCCTACACTATATTTAGTAGTTAAAGATGATCATAAAAATCATGATTTTAGCAAATTTAACGGATATATGCATATTGACTACGGTGTGATTTTTGCAGAAAATTTTGGAAATGATAAGTATGGTAAGGTTTATCGCTCTCTAACCCATAGAGCAGAACAAGAGTGTATAAAAAGAGCACAATATATTCAAGGTGCTCATATGAATACAATCAATGTTGTGTTAGATTATTTCAGTTATACAGGAAGAGCTCCAGCATTAGAAAACAACGGTGGTTATGGTTATGGAAGTGCTAATCTACACTGTTACGTATATAAAAATTAAAATAAATGTTGCTTAATGGCATAATGTTTTAATAGCCAGTATAGTTCTGAATATGAATAATTAAAAATGGTTTAATAATATTAATGTATAATCTCCTTACTCTTGGAGACGTAATGAAACATATTTTTATATTACTATTTTTAACAGCTTTTTTATTTTCTAATGATGTCTTAACTATAAATCAAAATGAGACGGCTTATGAGCTTGGACAAAGTATTGACTACTATGTTGATGAAAAAGGCAATCAAACTTTAGAAGATATCCGCTCTGAAAAATTTATCTCTCATCATGAGCCTATCCCAAACTTCGGATTTTCAACACAGACATATTGGTTTAAACTACAATATAACTACGTTGAGTTGATGAAAAGTAAGGAGTGGTGGCTAAATATTGACTATGCGCTTCTGGATTTTGTAGATATCTATGTCTTTGATGAAAAAGAAAATTTACTAATTCATAAAGAGAGTGGGGACTTAAATAGTGAAGCTAAAAGGGATGTAGAGCAAAACAAGTTACTCTTTTCTCTGCCAACAGAGTCACTAGGTACTTATACTTTATACATGAAAGTAAAAACAACAGGTTCTATGTTTGTCCCGATGCAGATTATCAGCTCAAAACCACTTTTAGAGACTACGCATCTAAACCAGACTCTGACTGGGATGTATTACGGGATTTTATTTATCCTGATTCTTTACAATAGTGTTATTTATATCTATACACGAGAGAAAATTTATATCCTATATGTATCGTTTGTAATCTCTTATGCTTTGTGGCAACTCTCTTTTGATGGTTTGGGAATGCTCTATCTTTGGCAAGACAGCCAGTGGATGAAGGAAAAAAGCACAGTTCTATTTATTTACAGTAGTACCTTTTTACTTATGCTCTTTTCTCAGACGCTTTTAAAAGCAAAAACAAATATTCCACGTTATAATAAATATGTTCTTCAGCCATTAAGATATATCTCTGCTGTTGGAATCTTGGCTTCTATAGTTCTCCCATATAACAACACTATAATCCTTGGAGCTGTTCTTGCAACAGGTGTACCTGCCGCACTCTTTATAGCCGGTCTTATGGTCATTAAAAAAGACTACTACTCTATCAGACTTTTTGTACTTGGTTGGGGTATATTTTTGATAGGGACTATACTCTTTACTCTTAGTAAGTTCAATCTGATGTCGGGTTATATTATTATGAAGTATGCCCAACAGATAGCATCTGTTATTGATATGATTCTTCTATCAGGAGCTTTGGCGGAGCGTTTTAAGCGTCTACAAGATGAATATACATATAAACTTAAAAATCATAATAAAAAT
Protein-coding regions in this window:
- a CDS encoding sensor histidine kinase, producing the protein MKHIFILLFLTAFLFSNDVLTINQNETAYELGQSIDYYVDEKGNQTLEDIRSEKFISHHEPIPNFGFSTQTYWFKLQYNYVELMKSKEWWLNIDYALLDFVDIYVFDEKENLLIHKESGDLNSEAKRDVEQNKLLFSLPTESLGTYTLYMKVKTTGSMFVPMQIISSKPLLETTHLNQTLTGMYYGILFILILYNSVIYIYTREKIYILYVSFVISYALWQLSFDGLGMLYLWQDSQWMKEKSTVLFIYSSTFLLMLFSQTLLKAKTNIPRYNKYVLQPLRYISAVGILASIVLPYNNTIILGAVLATGVPAALFIAGLMVIKKDYYSIRLFVLGWGIFLIGTILFTLSKFNLMSGYIIMKYAQQIASVIDMILLSGALAERFKRLQDEYTYKLKNHNKNLQNAVTDALKLERKKDKILIEQSRLASIGEMIEQIAHQWRQPLNDLGLLNQNLYFKQQLGTLEDDDFIKTHNSIDSTIKYMSDTIDDFRNYYKSDKEEETYQLSSAIESILSIVRPTLEHSGIQVTLKLDYEVNVRNVKNELQQVLLIILNNAKDAMIINAIEDKKITIEVTADEKNAYIHIGDNGGGVPEDIKAKIYDPYFTTKFTGQGTGIGLYMSKIIIEKNMHGYLSLKNLDDGACFSVKLPLA
- a CDS encoding TOBE domain-containing protein; amino-acid sequence: MEIEGRIWFKKEGKNLLGNGRVELLEKIDEYGSISKASRAMKMSYKAAWDMVDAMNNISDKPLVQKVTGGKNGGGAQVTKVGKELINTFKKFKEFYNALLLEVDENELNSDNHLSLIRKLHMKSSSRNMITGHIKEFNTAEYNTKIEIGISEESSLYAIIPTATFIDMDLKQGDKVFALIQESSIMLSTHELHGISARNIIKSTISALKTDAVSTEVKLSIGKNTLTSAISNESLKSLNLQIGQEIYAIIKATDIIVSI